The sequence below is a genomic window from Candidatus Neomarinimicrobiota bacterium.
AAGCGCGGTCAGGAGATCAAGCGGGGAGACCTGATTGGCCAGGTAGGGAATACAGGAAGATCCACCGCCAGTCACCTTCATTACGAAGTGCACTATTTCGGGACCCCCCAGGATCCCGAGCACTATTTTTTAGCCCGTAATCTCAGATAAAATAAGAGTCATCTCGCAGAACGAGATTCTTGACTCTCTTTCAGACGGGAGGGTAACTTTACCTCAATGAAGCGTTATTACATTGAGACCTACGGCTGCCAGATGAATGTGGCAGATTCTGAGCTGGTGGCCAGCATGATGGAGAAGAGCGGTTTTGCCCGGTCAGATTCCGAGTTCGGTGCTAATGCTGTTTTTCTCAATACGTGTGCAATCCGGGAGCATGCTGAGGACAAGATACATTCCCGCCTGGGAAAACTCAGAAAGCTGAAGAACGACAACCCAGAGATGATTATCGGCATTATGGGTTGCATGGCCCAGCATGTGAAGGATAACATCCTCGAAAATAAACCCTATGTAGATTTTGTTCTGGGCCCCGACTCATACCGCCGAATTCCTGAACTCCTGCGCCGCCATGAGGAGACAAATGCTTCTGTTGTTGACACACGCCTTTCCAGGTTCGAAGTGTATGAAAATCTCTATCCTTCCCGTCAGGAAGGGATCAACGCCTGGGTCTCCATTATGCGGGGATGTGACAAATTCTGTACATTTTGCATCGTCCCGTTCACCCGGGGACGGGAGAGGAGCTGTACTGTGGAAAGTGTTGTGGAAGAGGTCCAGCAGACGGTGGACCAGGGCTTTGTGGAGATTACACTCCTCGGTCAGAATGTGAACTCCTATCGGCACGGTGATGCCCGGTTTCCAGAACTTCTTGATGCTGTTGCGCAGATCCCCGGCGTGATGAGAATCCGCTTCACATCGCCTCACCCGCAAGACATTGATGACGATATGCTTTTCGTCATGCGGGATCACGCGAACATCTGCAATTCAGTCCACCTTCCCCTTCAGGCCGGCGCCGAGAGAATCCTAAAAAGAATGAACCGCACTTACACCCAGGCACAGTTCCTCGCTCTATCGGAGCAAATCCGGAACATCCTGCCCGGCTGTGGCATATCTACTGATATCATTGCAGGGTTTCCTGGTGAGACGGAGGAAGAATTCGGCGAGACGCTGGCTGTCATGGAAAAAGTAAAATTCGATTCTGCATTCACGTTCAAATATTCTTCAAGGCCCGGCACCAAAGCGGCCGAATACAGTGACCAAATCCCGGAAAAGGTTAAAAAGGATCGACTGGCAAAATTGGTCGACCTTCAGTATAAACACACCCTCTTCAGGAACAGAAAGGAAATCGGGAAAAAGGTGAAAGTGCTGGTTGAGAAGGAGAGCAAGAAGTCTTCAAACGAATGGGCCGGGCGGACGGACAACAACAAATGGGTCATTTTTCCCAAAGAATCAGCCGAGATACGTGATCTGGTTGATGTCAAAATTGTGGATGCCCAGGGCGTCTCTCTGTTCGGTGAAATTATTCAAGTAGGTAAAGAATCTCATGCGATTATTTAAGGCTCTTTTAGGTATTGTTGTGCTTCTGGGGCTGCTCCTTGTCCTGATGAAGAATACCGACCCGGTAGCCGTTGATCTTCTTGTGAGGAAATTTGAGAATGTCCCTGTTGCATTTGTCATCCTTGTGACTGTTGGTGTGGGAATTTTCATCGGTTACGCCCTTGCTCTATCAGTGATCATGACCAGCAAGGCTGAGACACGCCTGTTGAGAAACGAGAATAAGAAGCTGTCAGATGAAATCAATTCCCTCAGGAACATCGCTGTTGATGAAGGGATTTACGAGGTTGACGACGAGGAAGAATAGTGGATCTGCTGGGCAGACTTTTCCGCCGGAAAAAAGATTCACACGCTCTTTATACAGAAACACTGGAGTGTCTTCTTCGGGGCGAAACTGACGCCGCTTTCACCAAGCTTCGGAAACT
It includes:
- the miaB gene encoding tRNA (N6-isopentenyl adenosine(37)-C2)-methylthiotransferase MiaB — protein: MKRYYIETYGCQMNVADSELVASMMEKSGFARSDSEFGANAVFLNTCAIREHAEDKIHSRLGKLRKLKNDNPEMIIGIMGCMAQHVKDNILENKPYVDFVLGPDSYRRIPELLRRHEETNASVVDTRLSRFEVYENLYPSRQEGINAWVSIMRGCDKFCTFCIVPFTRGRERSCTVESVVEEVQQTVDQGFVEITLLGQNVNSYRHGDARFPELLDAVAQIPGVMRIRFTSPHPQDIDDDMLFVMRDHANICNSVHLPLQAGAERILKRMNRTYTQAQFLALSEQIRNILPGCGISTDIIAGFPGETEEEFGETLAVMEKVKFDSAFTFKYSSRPGTKAAEYSDQIPEKVKKDRLAKLVDLQYKHTLFRNRKEIGKKVKVLVEKESKKSSNEWAGRTDNNKWVIFPKESAEIRDLVDVKIVDAQGVSLFGEIIQVGKESHAII
- a CDS encoding LapA family protein; translated protein: MRLFKALLGIVVLLGLLLVLMKNTDPVAVDLLVRKFENVPVAFVILVTVGVGIFIGYALALSVIMTSKAETRLLRNENKKLSDEINSLRNIAVDEGIYEVDDEEE